From Pseudomonas sp. B21-028, one genomic window encodes:
- a CDS encoding DUF2897 family protein, with translation MPWYAWLILIVAIGSIVGGLMMLRDTANKVELTDEQRKRVAERNAEMDAKEAKDR, from the coding sequence ATGCCCTGGTATGCCTGGCTGATTTTGATAGTTGCAATCGGCTCGATCGTCGGAGGCCTGATGATGCTGCGCGACACCGCCAACAAGGTCGAACTGACTGACGAGCAACGCAAGCGCGTGGCCGAGAGGAATGCGGAGATGGATGCGAAGGAGGCCAAGGATCGTTGA
- a CDS encoding helix-hairpin-helix domain-containing protein — MRTGYFYSLVFALLTSASIAAIAAPSAKPETPTPPQAMDISAKPQDARVNLNEADAPTMQRELAGIGEAKAKAIVAYREANGAFSSVEELLEVKGIGKAILDRNLDKLEVN, encoded by the coding sequence ATGCGTACAGGCTATTTCTACTCCCTGGTCTTTGCCCTGCTGACCAGCGCCTCTATTGCCGCCATTGCTGCACCTTCAGCCAAACCCGAGACACCGACACCGCCACAAGCGATGGACATCTCGGCGAAGCCGCAAGACGCCAGAGTGAACCTTAACGAGGCGGATGCCCCTACGATGCAGCGCGAGCTGGCGGGTATAGGCGAGGCCAAGGCGAAGGCGATTGTTGCATACAGGGAAGCAAATGGAGCGTTCTCCTCGGTCGAGGAATTGCTGGAGGTCAAGGGAATTGGCAAGGCGATCCTGGACAGGAATCTCGACAAGCTGGAAGTGAATTGA
- a CDS encoding patatin-like phospholipase family protein has product MTKRVALVLGSGGARGYAHIGVIEEIERRGYDIACIAGCSMGAVVGGIYAAGKLRDYRNWIESLDYLDVLRLVDVSFRLGAIRGEKVFGQIRKIVGELNIEDLRIPYTAVATDLTNQQEIWFQEGCLHQAMRASAAIPSLFTPVMQGNRMLVDGGLLNPLPIVPVVSSHCDLIIAVNLNATNQRQYRLPVIPRPAAFRSRFDNLISSLGSKLPFRRKQAEQLLLLEQEALKAEAGEINPWLESVEPEGQQPAAAPEAEGAPKSATGSFIIDNVGPASLLDLINQSFEVMQTSLAQYKIAGYPPDVLINVPKRVCRFFEFYKAPELIALGREIASDTLDRYESEQS; this is encoded by the coding sequence ATGACAAAACGTGTCGCATTGGTATTGGGTTCGGGCGGCGCCCGGGGCTACGCCCATATCGGGGTGATCGAGGAAATCGAACGACGCGGCTACGACATTGCCTGCATCGCCGGTTGCTCGATGGGTGCTGTGGTGGGTGGGATCTACGCTGCCGGCAAGCTCAGGGATTACCGCAACTGGATCGAAAGCCTGGATTACCTGGATGTCCTGCGGCTGGTGGATGTCAGTTTTCGCCTCGGTGCGATCCGCGGTGAAAAAGTCTTCGGGCAGATCCGCAAGATCGTCGGCGAACTCAATATCGAAGACCTGCGCATCCCTTACACTGCAGTGGCCACGGACCTGACCAACCAACAGGAAATCTGGTTCCAGGAGGGTTGCCTGCATCAGGCGATGCGCGCCTCGGCGGCGATTCCCAGCCTGTTCACGCCAGTGATGCAAGGCAACCGCATGCTGGTGGATGGCGGCCTGCTCAATCCGCTGCCGATCGTGCCAGTGGTGTCCAGCCACTGTGACCTGATCATCGCAGTCAATCTCAATGCCACGAACCAGCGACAGTACAGATTGCCGGTGATCCCACGTCCCGCCGCGTTCAGGAGCCGATTCGACAATCTCATCAGTTCCCTGGGGTCGAAATTGCCATTTAGGCGCAAGCAGGCCGAGCAATTGTTACTGCTGGAGCAGGAAGCGTTGAAGGCCGAAGCCGGCGAAATCAACCCGTGGCTCGAATCCGTAGAACCCGAAGGCCAGCAACCGGCTGCCGCGCCCGAGGCTGAAGGCGCACCGAAGTCCGCTACCGGTTCGTTCATCATCGACAACGTCGGCCCGGCCTCGTTGTTGGACTTGATCAACCAGAGTTTCGAAGTGATGCAGACCTCGCTGGCCCAATACAAAATCGCTGGGTATCCGCCCGATGTACTGATCAACGTGCCGAAACGGGTGTGCCGGTTCTTCGAGTTCTACAAGGCGCCGGAGTTGATCGCGTTGGGACGCGAGATTGCCAGTGACACCCTGGATCGATATGAGAGTGAGCAAAGCTGA
- a CDS encoding GntR family transcriptional regulator has product MNTGLSLADQITLELRADIIGGCLLPGMALVENDLVSAYNASRNTIREALHRLGQEGLTRYVRNKGVMVRRLGGDDVRDLFKVRRTLELQAILNSQPLGVYRSNRMHEALEAAELAREREDWRAVGTHSLAFHQHVVGLMGSPLLDEFFTSVVAQLRLAFFSAPDEPRFQAPWLARDRQIHDWLAEGDKQAAHEAMSLYLDDSEQMLLQLLTPVNKH; this is encoded by the coding sequence ATGAACACGGGACTTTCCCTCGCCGACCAGATCACCCTGGAGCTACGCGCCGACATCATCGGAGGCTGCTTGCTACCTGGCATGGCCTTGGTAGAAAACGATCTGGTCTCGGCCTACAACGCCTCGCGCAACACCATCCGCGAGGCATTGCATCGCTTGGGGCAGGAGGGGTTGACCCGTTATGTGCGCAATAAAGGGGTGATGGTCCGCAGGTTGGGCGGTGACGATGTGCGGGATCTGTTCAAGGTTCGTCGCACCCTGGAGCTTCAGGCGATCCTTAACAGTCAGCCATTGGGCGTGTATCGATCCAACCGGATGCACGAGGCGCTCGAGGCGGCCGAGCTGGCCCGGGAGCGTGAGGACTGGCGCGCGGTGGGGACCCACAGCCTGGCGTTTCATCAACATGTCGTCGGGTTGATGGGTAGCCCTTTACTCGACGAGTTTTTCACCAGCGTGGTTGCGCAGTTGCGCCTGGCGTTTTTCTCGGCGCCTGATGAACCACGTTTCCAGGCGCCCTGGCTGGCCCGCGACCGGCAGATCCATGACTGGCTGGCTGAAGGCGACAAACAGGCGGCGCATGAAGCGATGAGCCTCTATCTCGACGATTCCGAGCAAATGCTTCTGCAGTTGCTGACTCCCGTCAATAAACACTGA
- a CDS encoding nucleoside-diphosphate sugar epimerase/dehydratase produces the protein MGKLRTALLGLPRRHKRAIQVATDVILVWVALWLAFVVRLGVEALATPIETHLWLFVSAPLVAIPIFIRFGMYRAVMRYFGNDALITICKAVSLSALLLSLVVYWYSNHKTVVPRSIIFNYWWLSLIMIGGLRLMMRQYFLGDWFTAAQHVPFTNRNDGLPKVAIYGAGAAGNQLVAALRMGRVMRPVAFIDDDNSIADRVIAGLQVYEPKQIQKMIDATGAQEILLAIPSSSRGRRREILTLLEGFPLHVRSVPGFMDLASGRVKVDDIQEVDIADLLGRDPVPAQPDLLEHCITGQSVLVTGAGGSIGSELCRQILALKPTTLLLYEHSEFNLYSILSELEPRTTRESLSVRLLPILGSVRDQAKLLDVMKTWNVDTVYHAAAYKHVPMVEHNIAEGVLNNVIGTLNTAQAALQAGVSNFVLISTDKAVRPTNVMGSTKRLAELTLQALSRELAPVLFGDNANVSRVNKTRFTMVRFGNVLGSSGSVIPLFHKQIKSGGPLTVTHPKITRYFMTIPEAAQLVIQAGSMGLGGDVFVLDMGEPVRIVELAEKMIHLSGLSVRSEKNPHGDISIKFTGLRPGEKLYEELLIGDNVVATQHPMIMSANEDHLPWDVLKARLAELLAAIEHDDYTRVRQLLRDTVSGYAPDGEIVDWIYQQRRLEP, from the coding sequence ATGGGTAAATTAAGAACAGCGTTGCTGGGATTGCCAAGACGCCACAAGCGGGCGATTCAGGTAGCTACAGACGTAATCCTAGTCTGGGTCGCGCTATGGCTCGCATTTGTGGTTCGTCTCGGAGTCGAGGCGTTAGCCACTCCGATCGAAACGCACCTTTGGCTTTTCGTATCCGCCCCGCTGGTCGCCATTCCGATTTTCATCCGTTTCGGCATGTACCGCGCCGTCATGCGTTACTTCGGCAACGACGCATTGATTACCATTTGTAAAGCGGTCAGCCTTTCTGCCCTGCTGTTATCCTTGGTGGTGTATTGGTACAGCAACCATAAAACGGTCGTACCCCGCTCGATCATCTTCAATTACTGGTGGTTGAGCCTGATCATGATTGGCGGCCTTCGGCTGATGATGCGTCAGTATTTCCTGGGAGACTGGTTCACTGCTGCCCAGCATGTCCCGTTTACCAACCGTAACGACGGCTTGCCCAAGGTTGCTATTTATGGGGCCGGGGCCGCGGGAAACCAACTGGTGGCAGCGTTGCGCATGGGGCGGGTAATGCGGCCAGTCGCGTTCATTGACGATGACAACAGCATCGCAGACCGTGTCATCGCCGGGCTTCAGGTCTACGAGCCCAAGCAGATTCAAAAGATGATCGATGCAACGGGGGCGCAGGAAATCCTACTGGCAATACCTTCGTCGTCTCGTGGTCGTCGTCGAGAGATCTTGACCTTGCTTGAGGGGTTCCCGCTGCATGTACGTAGTGTCCCGGGTTTCATGGACCTGGCCAGTGGCCGCGTCAAGGTTGATGACATTCAGGAAGTAGATATCGCGGACTTGCTCGGACGTGACCCGGTACCTGCGCAACCTGATTTGCTCGAGCATTGCATCACCGGGCAGTCGGTTCTGGTCACCGGGGCAGGCGGGTCAATCGGTTCGGAGCTCTGCCGGCAGATCCTGGCCCTCAAACCCACCACACTACTGTTGTATGAACATAGCGAGTTCAACCTTTACAGCATTTTGTCCGAACTTGAACCACGGACTACTCGGGAGTCCCTGTCTGTTCGTTTACTGCCCATATTGGGTTCGGTACGGGATCAGGCCAAGCTATTGGATGTGATGAAGACCTGGAATGTCGATACGGTCTATCACGCTGCTGCTTATAAACATGTCCCCATGGTCGAGCACAATATTGCCGAGGGCGTTCTGAACAATGTGATCGGAACGTTGAACACCGCCCAGGCTGCATTGCAGGCAGGTGTATCGAACTTCGTCTTGATCTCCACTGATAAAGCCGTACGCCCCACCAACGTGATGGGCAGTACCAAGCGGCTCGCGGAGTTGACGTTGCAGGCCCTCAGTCGTGAGCTGGCGCCCGTATTGTTCGGCGACAACGCCAATGTATCTCGAGTTAACAAGACTCGTTTTACCATGGTCAGGTTCGGCAACGTGTTGGGATCGTCCGGTTCGGTTATCCCCTTGTTCCATAAACAAATCAAATCCGGCGGGCCGTTGACCGTTACACACCCGAAGATCACGCGTTATTTCATGACGATTCCCGAGGCAGCACAGTTAGTGATTCAGGCAGGCTCGATGGGGCTGGGTGGCGATGTGTTCGTTCTCGATATGGGCGAACCGGTAAGAATTGTCGAACTGGCGGAGAAAATGATTCACTTGTCTGGCTTGAGTGTCCGCTCGGAGAAGAATCCCCACGGCGACATTTCAATCAAGTTCACGGGCCTACGGCCCGGTGAGAAGCTTTACGAGGAGTTGCTGATTGGTGACAACGTTGTTGCCACCCAGCATCCCATGATCATGAGTGCCAATGAAGATCATCTTCCCTGGGATGTGCTCAAGGCCAGGCTGGCTGAGCTGCTGGCCGCGATTGAGCACGATGACTACACCCGGGTCCGCCAATTGCTTCGGGATACTGTCAGCGGGTATGCCCCGGACGGTGAGATTGTCGACTGGATCTACCAGCAACGACGCCTTGAGCCCTGA
- a CDS encoding DUF1989 domain-containing protein yields MYKDYPAAYQVSKGSALQVDKPFYDRIRTQQDKRTLIEQFEVPIRTGRAWHVPAGHVFRVTTPVGPQVGDFNVWNAHDPRERLWAARTRQLQGAHVSTHDRLWSNLPFLRPLVTITDDSLAGYGIDEHGGRLHDLLGTRCDPYVNRMLTGEDFHHHCHSNLTRAVLPHGLTEFDVHDVLNIFQCTGLNHDDMYFMKACPAQKGDYLEFFAEIDLLCALSTCPGGDLSLAMWGPDAQDPLSVCRPLGVEIYRLEDALLEGWSQPERAAYKGLHGLQIAKAEWEK; encoded by the coding sequence ATGTATAAAGACTACCCAGCCGCCTATCAAGTCAGCAAAGGCTCAGCCTTGCAGGTGGACAAGCCCTTCTACGACCGGATCCGCACCCAGCAGGACAAACGCACGCTGATCGAGCAATTCGAAGTGCCGATCCGCACAGGCCGTGCCTGGCATGTGCCGGCCGGACACGTGTTTCGCGTCACCACCCCGGTAGGTCCGCAGGTAGGCGATTTCAACGTCTGGAACGCTCATGATCCACGGGAGCGTTTATGGGCGGCCCGCACTCGTCAGCTTCAGGGCGCCCACGTAAGTACCCATGATCGGTTGTGGTCGAACCTGCCGTTTTTGCGGCCGCTGGTGACCATCACCGATGACAGCCTGGCCGGTTACGGCATCGATGAGCATGGCGGACGGCTGCATGACCTGCTGGGTACACGCTGTGATCCGTATGTGAACAGGATGCTGACCGGTGAGGATTTCCATCATCACTGCCATTCGAACCTGACCCGCGCGGTATTGCCTCATGGTCTTACGGAGTTCGACGTGCACGATGTGTTGAATATTTTCCAGTGCACCGGGCTCAACCATGACGACATGTACTTCATGAAGGCCTGTCCGGCGCAGAAGGGCGATTACCTGGAGTTTTTTGCCGAGATCGATCTGCTCTGCGCCTTGTCCACTTGCCCTGGCGGTGACCTGTCGTTGGCAATGTGGGGACCGGATGCTCAGGATCCGCTCAGCGTCTGCCGTCCCCTGGGGGTGGAGATCTATCGGTTGGAGGATGCGTTGCTCGAAGGCTGGAGCCAGCCCGAGCGGGCGGCCTACAAGGGGTTGCATGGCTTGCAGATTGCCAAGGCGGAATGGGAAAAGTAA
- a CDS encoding CHAD domain-containing protein yields the protein MIDRLVARILGLEVRLLACQARLNAHTDSEALHDLRTTVRRLRSLLRPLRGLPGVEQLETAASAVGTLTTPLRDREVLAAYLEQHGNTDAAQRRQLQMAEAYPAVAASRELAQLLMILDAYPRFIRAAQRQGLLKGLRKRIEKRLDKQWKKLGEALRDPAHDRHRLRLLIKRVRYAIEAYPELDRLPEAAMPRLKSAQGALGDWHDCWQWLARAEQEHDLQPCVPIWRTTMTQAEAKADKVLDKLIASCFEKS from the coding sequence ATGATTGATCGGCTGGTGGCCCGGATCCTCGGCCTGGAAGTCCGCCTGCTGGCCTGTCAGGCCCGCTTGAATGCCCACACAGACAGCGAAGCGCTGCATGATCTGCGGACCACGGTTCGCCGTTTGCGCAGCCTGCTTCGCCCGTTGCGCGGCCTGCCAGGTGTCGAACAACTGGAAACAGCTGCTTCGGCGGTCGGTACCCTGACCACGCCGTTACGTGACAGGGAAGTGTTGGCGGCCTACCTTGAGCAGCACGGCAACACCGATGCGGCGCAACGGCGCCAGCTGCAGATGGCCGAAGCTTATCCGGCCGTGGCCGCCAGCCGCGAGTTGGCGCAGCTGTTGATGATTCTCGATGCCTATCCGCGCTTTATTCGCGCTGCCCAGCGTCAGGGCCTGCTCAAGGGATTGCGCAAACGCATTGAAAAGCGCCTGGACAAACAATGGAAAAAACTCGGTGAAGCGTTGCGTGACCCGGCCCATGATCGTCACCGGTTGCGGCTGCTGATCAAGCGCGTGCGCTATGCGATCGAAGCCTACCCGGAACTCGACCGCTTGCCGGAAGCAGCCATGCCACGACTCAAGTCCGCCCAAGGCGCCCTCGGCGATTGGCACGACTGCTGGCAATGGCTGGCCCGGGCCGAACAGGAGCATGACCTGCAACCCTGTGTGCCGATCTGGCGCACCACCATGACCCAGGCCGAAGCCAAGGCTGACAAGGTCCTCGATAAGCTGATCGCGAGCTGCTTCGAGAAATCCTGA
- a CDS encoding acyl-CoA thioesterase II — protein sequence MRFSDLIDAVRRQPDAVTIAPEWGQGRATFGGLVAALQYEAMRARVPADRPVRSLAITFVGPVEPDVPVSFEVEVLREGKAVSQVQGRAVQNGQVVTVVQGSFGASRSSVVAVQADPAPEFKGVEQCQELPYIKGGTPEFMRHLAMCWSVGGLPFTGNKSRSMGGWVRLRGDVKEEPLNEAHILALVDAWPPALLPHLTQMAPGSTLTWTIEFVQPVLALTTLDWCKYLAEIEYAQDGYGHVAAKFWSADGRLIAMSRQTVTIFG from the coding sequence ATGCGCTTTTCCGATTTGATCGATGCCGTGCGCCGTCAGCCAGACGCCGTGACCATCGCGCCTGAATGGGGCCAGGGACGCGCCACTTTTGGTGGGTTGGTGGCGGCGCTGCAGTATGAGGCGATGCGTGCGCGAGTGCCGGCGGACCGTCCGGTGCGTTCGCTGGCGATCACCTTCGTTGGCCCGGTCGAACCGGACGTGCCCGTCAGTTTTGAAGTCGAGGTGCTGCGTGAAGGCAAGGCGGTCAGCCAGGTGCAGGGGCGCGCGGTGCAGAACGGCCAGGTGGTGACGGTGGTGCAAGGCAGCTTCGGTGCATCGCGCTCCTCCGTGGTGGCGGTGCAGGCCGATCCCGCGCCTGAATTCAAAGGCGTCGAGCAATGCCAGGAGCTGCCTTACATCAAGGGCGGCACGCCGGAATTCATGCGGCACCTGGCGATGTGCTGGAGTGTCGGCGGCCTGCCGTTCACCGGCAATAAGTCCCGCAGCATGGGCGGCTGGGTACGGTTGCGTGGGGATGTAAAGGAAGAGCCGCTCAATGAAGCCCATATCCTCGCACTGGTGGATGCCTGGCCGCCCGCGCTGCTGCCTCACCTGACACAAATGGCGCCGGGTAGCACGCTGACCTGGACCATCGAATTCGTCCAGCCGGTGCTGGCGCTCACGACGTTGGACTGGTGCAAGTACCTGGCCGAGATCGAGTATGCCCAGGACGGCTACGGTCACGTCGCCGCGAAGTTCTGGAGCGCCGATGGCCGCCTGATCGCCATGAGCCGGCAGACGGTGACGATTTTCGGCTGA